From the genome of Petrotoga sibirica DSM 13575:
CTTTTGGATATCATCTCTTTGGCACCCGATCAAAACTGCCAACAATACTTTTTCGAGCAAGAAAAGATGGACCCCAACCAGGACGGAGCAGGAGGAGCACCCATTAGAAATGAAAAAGACTTTGTTGCCATGTATGAGGCAAGTAGAAGAGGCAATTATCCTTTAGTAAGATGTTACTCTGGAACCAACCACATGGTCGAATTTTCGCAAGTTCTAAAAAGAACTGTCAACAACGCATGGGCAGCGATACCCATATTTTGGTATTCTGAAATTGATAGAAGGTCTGAAAGGAACTTATTAGATGCGATAAAAGAAAATATGGAAGGAATAAAGTGGAACGCAGAGAACGGTATCCCGGTAGAAATTAACGACGCTCACCAATGGGAACTAAGATACGCCCACGACATTTTAGCAGTCGCAACTACTTATTTAGCTGCTTATGTAGCTAAAAAACTTGGGGTAAGATGGTATGTTCAACAATATATGATGAACACTCCCCCAAAGTTATCTCCAAAGATGGATATAGCTAAGTCTTTAGCCAAATTAGAACTGGTGGAAACGCTAAAAGATGAAACCTTTACACCTTACAGGATGGTAAGAACTGGACTTCTTTCTTTTCCAGCCGACCCCAACAGCGCTATGGGACAACTTGTTTCTTCTATGTTTTATTCATCTTACTTGCAACCACATATAATCCACGTAGTAGCGTACTGTGAGGCGATGAAAAGGGCAACTTCAAAAGAAATAATAGAAAGTGTAAAAATGGTAAAAAGGGCGAACTCTTTGGCATCTCGAGGCTTACCTGATTTTGCCAGCGATCCTGAGATCAAAGAAAGGGTAAATTTATTGAAAGAAGAAGCTATGGTCATAATAGAAAAAATTAAAAGTATCTCCCCTCAAAAAGAGGATCCTTTGGCTGACCCAGAAACTCTCTATTTAGCGGTAAAAGAAGGAATTTTAGATGCAGTTGGGTTACAAGGCAACTCTGCTGCCAAAGGGGAAATAAAATCGGCTGTAATTAACGGAGCTTACGAAGCTGTGAAAGAGAACGGTGAAGTGCTGAGAGAAGCTGAAAGACTCTTTGGAAGACAGTAAATGGTACTTTATATCTTCACGCTAATCTCCTATCCAAGTTTATCTAAGAGAGGAGTGTAAAAAAATTAGCAGGAACATTAGGAGCTGACAAAAATGGATACTTTAGTTAAATGTATTGAAGATCTTCGTATGAAACTGAATAGGTACCGAAAGCATGGTCTTAAAGAATATCCAACGCGAACAATATTTATAGATCAATTACTCGAAGCTCTCGGGTGGGATATAAGAGATCCGGATGAAGTGGAACTTGAGTATTCCACTATTGATGGAAAGTCTGTTGACTATGCTGCCAAAATAAACCGCAGGCTTGTCTTATTCATTGAAGCGAAAGCCTTAAATGATCCACTTACAGATGTCAAAGCTATTACTCAGGTAGTTGGTTACGCTGCCAATGCGGGTGTGGAATGGTGTATCCTTACCAATGGTATTAACTATAAGGTTTACCATAGTACCGAAAAGACAGAGGCCCCGGAAAAACTACTTTTTGAAATTTCTCTTGATCCAAAAGAAACAGAAGGAATGTCGATTCAACAAGTTGCAGAACAATTTGCACGTTTCTCACGTGATTCAATGGCTAAAGGTGTGCTTGATGAGATTGGTGAACAAATCTTTACAACAGGAAAGATAAGAAAAGCTTTAGATAAACTCTTTATGGATCCTCCAAACACATTAATTAAGGTTATACGCTCAACCCTGGAGGACGACTCCATCAAACCAGCTCAAATCAAGAAAGCCCTCAAGACGCTTTGGTCCCAACCATCGGAAACAGAAATACCTTCAACTTAT
Proteins encoded in this window:
- a CDS encoding cobalamin-dependent protein (Presence of a B(12) (cobalamin)-binding domain implies dependence on cobalamin itself, in one of its several forms, or in some unusual lineages, dependence on a cobalamin-like analog.): MKRILGASMGSDVHTAGILNFLELARNEGYEVIYLGGAVPIEKIIKKVEEESPDIVSISYRLGADAFENLIKEFIEKAKKLKNYEKIDFIFGGTIETSQVARKYNFFKKIFDGSEEEEDVVLFLRGQIKYKQEENFPSTLAERIEFKSPYPLIRHHIGLQTMEETIEEIKKLAESELLDIISLAPDQNCQQYFFEQEKMDPNQDGAGGAPIRNEKDFVAMYEASRRGNYPLVRCYSGTNHMVEFSQVLKRTVNNAWAAIPIFWYSEIDRRSERNLLDAIKENMEGIKWNAENGIPVEINDAHQWELRYAHDILAVATTYLAAYVAKKLGVRWYVQQYMMNTPPKLSPKMDIAKSLAKLELVETLKDETFTPYRMVRTGLLSFPADPNSAMGQLVSSMFYSSYLQPHIIHVVAYCEAMKRATSKEIIESVKMVKRANSLASRGLPDFASDPEIKERVNLLKEEAMVIIEKIKSISPQKEDPLADPETLYLAVKEGILDAVGLQGNSAAKGEIKSAVINGAYEAVKENGEVLREAERLFGRQ
- a CDS encoding DUF5655 domain-containing protein is translated as MDTLVKCIEDLRMKLNRYRKHGLKEYPTRTIFIDQLLEALGWDIRDPDEVELEYSTIDGKSVDYAAKINRRLVLFIEAKALNDPLTDVKAITQVVGYAANAGVEWCILTNGINYKVYHSTEKTEAPEKLLFEISLDPKETEGMSIQQVAEQFARFSRDSMAKGVLDEIGEQIFTTGKIRKALDKLFMDPPNTLIKVIRSTLEDDSIKPAQIKKALKTLWSQPSETEIPSTYRYTKKPVPSSESKVKEYNEEHHLNGKPQEVVELFKTLDKFCRELDPKIVQRETLKHYIKYKHGNNIFCCVRIHKSGLRVLLKLNYSDLESPAEYVRDVSNIGHLGVGDFELTIDSLQRFQNAKSLIQKSFERNKSK